A stretch of Carnobacterium iners DNA encodes these proteins:
- the fni gene encoding type 2 isopentenyl-diphosphate Delta-isomerase, with product MNPANNRKNEHVSLAMNFFQESSKSDFDALHYVHHSFPQMSVEEVNLSTSFASFRLDFPFYINAMTGGSDWTKKINKKLATVAHETGIAMSTGSVSAALKDPSVKDSFTIIREVNPAGLVFANLGTGQTVENAKKAVDLLKADALQIHINAPQELIMPEGDRDFSNWLEQLSAITAALDVPIIAKEVGFGMSRETIESILATGVKTIDISGKGGTNFAQIENYRRKTNKIDYLENWGQSSVISLLEAQEFLTTADILASGGIRHPLDIVKALSLGAKAVGISSLILNMMIKDGVDETISQINDWKENLKSIMTLVGKKTVSDLQQTDFILTGEVKDWCLARGIDYTRFAVRSTTN from the coding sequence ATGAACCCTGCAAATAACCGGAAAAATGAACACGTCTCTTTAGCAATGAATTTTTTCCAAGAATCTTCTAAGTCTGATTTTGATGCACTCCATTATGTCCATCATTCTTTCCCACAAATGTCTGTTGAAGAGGTTAATCTTTCAACCTCTTTTGCTTCATTTCGGTTGGATTTCCCTTTTTACATTAACGCTATGACCGGTGGCAGTGACTGGACAAAAAAAATCAATAAAAAGCTCGCTACTGTTGCTCACGAAACAGGTATCGCTATGTCAACCGGTTCAGTGAGTGCAGCTTTAAAAGATCCAAGTGTAAAAGATAGCTTTACGATTATCAGAGAGGTTAATCCAGCTGGTCTTGTCTTTGCTAATCTCGGAACAGGTCAAACAGTTGAAAATGCTAAAAAAGCTGTAGATTTGCTGAAGGCTGACGCTTTGCAAATTCATATCAATGCTCCTCAAGAGTTGATTATGCCTGAAGGAGACCGCGATTTTTCTAATTGGCTTGAACAATTGAGTGCCATCACCGCTGCATTAGATGTTCCTATTATTGCTAAGGAAGTGGGTTTTGGTATGAGCCGAGAAACAATCGAATCCATTCTGGCTACTGGCGTAAAAACAATCGATATTAGTGGAAAAGGCGGCACGAACTTTGCTCAAATTGAAAACTACCGTCGTAAAACAAATAAAATAGATTATTTAGAAAATTGGGGACAATCTTCAGTTATCTCTTTGCTAGAAGCACAAGAATTCTTAACCACTGCTGATATCCTTGCTTCAGGTGGGATTCGTCACCCATTAGATATCGTAAAGGCTCTTTCTCTAGGAGCTAAAGCGGTAGGTATCTCTTCTCTAATTTTAAATATGATGATTAAAGATGGTGTCGATGAGACCATTAGCCAAATCAATGACTGGAAAGAAAATTTAAAATCCATCATGACACTAGTCGGTAAAAAAACTGTTTCCGATTTACAACAAACAGATTTTATTCTTACTGGTGAAGTAAAAGATTGGTGTCTAGCACGCGGGATTGATTACACTCGCTTCGCTGTTCGTTCGACAACAAACTAA
- a CDS encoding phosphomevalonate kinase: MIEVSAPGKLYIAGEYAVVEPGHPAIIVAVDQFITVSLEQTKHVGSITSFQYGNLPILWRRHNDQLVLDKRENPFHYILAAITVTEKYAKELNKELAFFSITIDSELDSSNGRKYGLGSSAAVTVATIKALCQFYNLDSNDELVFKLAALAHLSVKSNGSCGDVAASVYGGWIAFTTFDRDWVASQQKKEQYSIKELIDNDWPLLSIKPLTPPRDLRLVIGWTGSPASTSDLVDEVTNQRNRDKNAYDNFLKDSKQCVNQMIEGFQHNDIQMIQQQIRKNRELLIKMSQDTGVIIETPALTQLCNVAEQYHGAAKSSGAGGGDCGIVLFNRREGLLPLMTAWEKEGITNLPLHVYTNK, encoded by the coding sequence ATGATAGAAGTCTCAGCACCTGGTAAGCTTTATATTGCGGGTGAATACGCCGTGGTCGAACCTGGCCATCCGGCTATTATCGTAGCCGTTGATCAATTTATTACGGTATCTCTTGAACAGACAAAACATGTTGGCAGTATTACTTCCTTCCAATATGGAAATTTACCTATTTTATGGAGAAGACACAATGATCAACTGGTCTTAGATAAACGAGAAAATCCTTTTCATTATATTTTGGCAGCTATTACAGTTACAGAAAAATACGCTAAAGAACTAAACAAAGAGCTCGCTTTTTTTAGTATAACAATAGACAGCGAGTTAGACAGCTCTAACGGTCGAAAGTATGGCTTAGGCTCTAGCGCCGCTGTTACTGTCGCTACTATCAAAGCTTTGTGTCAGTTTTACAACTTAGATTCTAATGATGAATTAGTGTTTAAACTAGCTGCTTTAGCTCATCTGTCTGTCAAAAGTAACGGGTCTTGTGGCGATGTAGCAGCTAGTGTTTATGGTGGCTGGATAGCCTTTACTACTTTTGATCGTGATTGGGTCGCTTCTCAACAAAAAAAAGAACAGTATTCTATAAAAGAATTAATTGATAACGACTGGCCTCTTCTTTCTATTAAGCCTTTAACGCCACCTCGCGATTTGCGTTTGGTTATTGGCTGGACAGGTTCGCCTGCTTCTACTTCCGATTTAGTTGATGAAGTAACCAATCAAAGAAATCGTGATAAAAATGCGTATGACAACTTTTTAAAAGACAGCAAGCAATGTGTGAACCAAATGATTGAAGGGTTTCAGCATAACGACATCCAGATGATTCAACAACAAATTAGAAAAAACCGTGAGCTTTTAATAAAAATGAGCCAAGATACGGGTGTCATTATTGAAACTCCTGCCTTAACTCAATTATGTAACGTAGCTGAACAGTATCATGGTGCAGCAAAATCGTCTGGTGCTGGTGGAGGCGACTGTGGAATTGTCTTGTTTAATCGTAGAGAAGGATTATTGCCTTTAATGACGGCTTGGGAAAAAGAAGGCATCACGAATTTGCCTCTACACGTTTATACAAATAAATAA
- the mvaD gene encoding diphosphomevalonate decarboxylase — translation MTEKIVRAHTNIALIKYWGKRDEALILPASSSLSLTLDAFYTDTSVTFDNSLQSDTFYLNDRLQNKTATEKVSTFLNLFRKPAGISSPALIKSTNFVPTAAGLASSASGMAALAGAANLACHLQLTQRELSLYARRGSGSATRSIYGGFVEWQMGTCAADSYAVPIDDADWDIGMLVVVVNSRKKEMSSREGMKNTVETSPFYTGWLDSTANDLIEIKKAIRLQDFQKMGEITESNGMKMHGTMLGANPPLSYWEPDSVVAMQLVRQLRQEGISCYFTMDAGPNVKVLCRLTDSEKIKARFAKQFNPEQLIIAKPGEGLKVLTK, via the coding sequence ATGACTGAAAAAATAGTTCGAGCGCATACAAACATTGCTTTGATAAAGTACTGGGGAAAAAGAGACGAAGCACTTATCTTACCAGCGAGTAGTAGTCTTTCTTTAACGTTAGATGCTTTCTATACGGATACTTCGGTTACTTTTGATAACTCTCTTCAATCCGATACTTTTTACTTAAATGATCGTTTACAAAATAAAACAGCTACAGAAAAAGTCAGCACTTTCCTAAATTTATTTAGAAAACCTGCCGGCATTTCTTCTCCTGCATTAATTAAAAGTACCAACTTTGTTCCTACGGCAGCTGGCCTAGCTTCTTCTGCATCTGGAATGGCTGCTTTGGCAGGTGCTGCTAACTTAGCGTGTCATCTTCAATTAACTCAACGTGAATTGTCTCTCTATGCACGTAGAGGGTCTGGATCAGCTACACGTAGTATCTATGGTGGCTTTGTTGAATGGCAGATGGGTACTTGTGCTGCTGATTCTTACGCTGTGCCAATTGACGACGCTGATTGGGATATCGGGATGCTTGTCGTCGTTGTTAACAGTCGTAAAAAAGAAATGTCCAGTCGTGAAGGGATGAAAAACACAGTAGAAACCTCACCTTTTTACACCGGTTGGCTAGACAGTACGGCTAACGATTTAATCGAAATAAAAAAAGCTATTCGCTTACAAGATTTCCAAAAAATGGGCGAAATAACTGAAAGCAATGGAATGAAAATGCATGGCACAATGCTAGGCGCTAACCCCCCTCTTTCTTATTGGGAACCAGATAGTGTCGTTGCAATGCAGCTGGTCCGACAATTGCGCCAAGAAGGTATTTCGTGTTATTTTACAATGGATGCAGGCCCGAACGTCAAAGTTCTTTGTCGCTTAACGGATAGTGAAAAAATAAAAGCACGATTTGCAAAACAATTTAATCCAGAGCAATTAATTATTGCTAAACCTGGTGAAGGTCTCAAAGTTCTGACAAAGTAG
- the mvk gene encoding mevalonate kinase, translated as MKKTGISNGKIILIGEHSVVYGEPAIAIPFLATAIETVIETTTGPVILDCFFYKGPLSQAPKRLLNLATVIKETVKTLAKPLENFTITISSTIPAERGMGSSAAVAVATIRALFRYFDEPLSNTVLLELTNISETIAHGNPSGLDAAMTSSNSPLYYVKGQEFEFFPLNMTAYLVVADTGITGQTKEAVEHIAQLYQSAPKQTGYLIKQLGQLAKKTKLAIEKNQAITLGTNMTQAHKLLSSLGVSNRELDCLVDTALDSGALGAKLTGGGRGGCMIALAKNETAAKRLATDLLEAGAQHTWLYNMRKDGYDD; from the coding sequence ATGAAAAAAACGGGCATATCAAACGGAAAAATTATCTTGATAGGCGAACATTCCGTTGTTTACGGTGAACCCGCTATCGCGATTCCCTTTCTTGCTACTGCGATTGAAACGGTCATTGAAACAACGACTGGACCGGTTATACTAGATTGTTTTTTTTATAAAGGACCGTTATCTCAAGCTCCTAAACGTTTATTAAATTTAGCAACAGTCATTAAAGAAACCGTCAAGACCTTAGCTAAACCCTTAGAGAACTTTACTATTACTATTAGCAGTACGATTCCTGCTGAAAGAGGAATGGGCTCTAGTGCCGCTGTTGCTGTAGCAACTATTCGTGCTTTGTTTCGTTATTTTGATGAACCTTTATCGAATACTGTTCTGTTAGAATTAACCAATATCTCTGAAACGATTGCACACGGCAATCCGAGCGGTTTAGATGCGGCAATGACCAGTAGCAATTCTCCTCTTTACTATGTTAAAGGCCAAGAATTTGAATTCTTTCCACTTAATATGACCGCTTACTTAGTCGTAGCCGATACAGGTATCACAGGCCAAACAAAAGAAGCAGTCGAACACATTGCGCAGTTGTATCAATCTGCACCTAAGCAAACCGGTTATTTGATAAAACAATTAGGTCAATTAGCTAAAAAGACTAAATTAGCCATCGAAAAAAATCAAGCTATTACCTTAGGAACTAATATGACTCAAGCACACAAGTTACTTAGCTCATTAGGTGTCAGTAATCGCGAATTAGATTGCCTTGTTGATACTGCATTAGACTCAGGTGCATTGGGTGCGAAACTAACCGGCGGCGGACGTGGGGGCTGTATGATTGCCTTAGCAAAAAACGAAACTGCTGCTAAACGACTAGCTACGGACTTGCTAGAAGCAGGCGCTCAGCACACATGGCTTTACAACATGAGAAAGGACGGGTATGATGACTGA
- a CDS encoding tripartite tricarboxylate transporter permease — MTILLLSQMIFASLSAFLLYTFIGFIPGTDETSVLLPVTLALVLAGAPPIIILTFFISAIITLNLTNAMPTALVGLPGGVMSSPMIEHALFLKNKGLSAITIKKMAAGSLIGTVIAIPISLIVANLLAPYGTIIQPYAPLLFVIGAVFLSLIGKNKVLALLSIVPLALLFQSLRYLYWGMEVVPRETTITTSFFLGITIGPLIISLFSLLTKEGLASMLTDQPKSITLSNKMSGKQTLNPFKILTKSEVKSASFAAMLANFFFVLSPVGLIILIGGAAGNRKKDLIEKASTSITVMSALAQSTYLSGIIIPLIALGIPLSPTSIGPGNALFNAPPVFTVDNNLHHLLSRSDFVWAILVGALIASSLSYFVINRYAEVISRFVLTKIPHEAVLGLFISFILLLAYMDAGLINIFGVLLIGIVCGSLNKMGVNYGIQFMTLYAAPWIIEKLTLL; from the coding sequence ATGACAATTCTTTTACTCTCTCAAATGATTTTTGCTTCTTTATCAGCTTTTTTATTGTATACCTTTATTGGTTTTATTCCAGGAACGGATGAAACATCGGTGCTTCTTCCCGTCACACTTGCACTTGTTCTAGCTGGAGCACCACCAATCATTATCTTAACTTTTTTTATTTCAGCTATCATAACACTGAATTTAACTAATGCGATGCCAACTGCACTCGTTGGTTTACCGGGCGGCGTAATGTCTAGTCCAATGATTGAGCACGCTCTTTTTTTGAAAAATAAAGGCCTATCCGCTATCACAATCAAAAAAATGGCTGCTGGTTCATTGATTGGTACCGTTATTGCTATTCCTATTTCGCTTATTGTGGCTAATTTACTCGCTCCTTATGGTACAATTATTCAGCCATATGCTCCACTATTATTTGTTATTGGAGCTGTCTTTTTATCCTTAATCGGAAAAAATAAAGTCCTAGCTTTATTAAGCATTGTTCCTTTGGCGCTGTTGTTTCAAAGTTTGCGCTACCTTTATTGGGGAATGGAAGTTGTCCCTAGAGAAACCACTATTACGACGTCTTTCTTCTTAGGAATTACGATTGGACCTTTAATTATCTCATTGTTTTCACTATTAACAAAAGAAGGTCTAGCAAGTATGCTAACAGATCAGCCAAAATCTATTACACTTTCTAATAAAATGAGTGGCAAACAAACGTTAAATCCATTTAAAATTCTAACAAAATCAGAAGTGAAATCTGCTTCTTTTGCCGCTATGCTAGCGAACTTTTTCTTTGTTTTAAGTCCGGTTGGTTTGATTATTTTAATTGGTGGAGCTGCTGGAAATAGAAAAAAAGATCTAATTGAAAAAGCTTCTACAAGCATTACAGTAATGAGTGCTTTAGCACAATCAACGTACTTATCTGGTATCATTATCCCGTTAATTGCTTTAGGTATTCCTTTGTCCCCGACATCTATTGGACCAGGAAATGCTTTATTCAATGCCCCACCTGTTTTTACTGTTGATAATAATTTACACCATCTACTGAGTAGAAGCGATTTTGTTTGGGCTATTTTAGTTGGAGCTTTAATCGCGAGCAGCCTTTCTTATTTTGTTATTAATCGTTACGCTGAAGTCATTTCGCGGTTTGTATTAACTAAAATTCCGCATGAAGCTGTTCTCGGATTATTTATTTCTTTCATTTTATTGCTAGCTTATATGGATGCAGGACTGATTAACATCTTTGGAGTCTTATTAATTGGAATTGTTTGCGGTTCATTAAATAAGATGGGTGTCAATTATGGTATTCAGTTTATGACATTATATGCTGCACCTTGGATTATTGAAAAATTAACACTCTTATAA
- the coaA gene encoding type I pantothenate kinase, translating into MKESATFHIIERDEWKELNIKTVAPLSHQELEELTGLNDRISLLDVEEVYVPIIQLLDVYIHQYEHLQAKKNAFLGQEIVKKPYIIGIAGSVAVGKSTVARLLQTLLSRVYKDKTVDMITTDGFLYPNEILRKEQLIDRKGFPESYDMARLITFLGDVKNGKERVVSPVYSHQIYDIIEDEFHVLYQPDILIVEGINILQLPTNEQIYISDFFDFSIYVDAEPDQIEKWYLERFGTLLDTAFMDPSNYYYPYAQGDRADAFLMARGIWKKVNLKNLTEFIMPTRNRADLILHKSENHFIDRLLLRKY; encoded by the coding sequence ATGAAAGAATCAGCAACATTTCATATCATCGAACGGGATGAATGGAAAGAATTAAATATAAAGACAGTTGCTCCACTGAGTCATCAAGAATTAGAAGAGTTAACGGGTTTAAATGACCGCATTTCTCTATTAGACGTTGAAGAAGTTTATGTACCTATTATTCAATTATTAGATGTCTATATTCACCAATATGAACATTTGCAAGCAAAAAAGAATGCTTTTTTAGGACAAGAAATTGTTAAAAAACCTTATATTATTGGGATAGCAGGAAGTGTTGCTGTGGGCAAAAGTACGGTTGCGAGGTTATTACAGACGCTCCTTTCTCGTGTTTACAAGGATAAAACTGTTGATATGATCACTACTGATGGCTTTCTTTATCCAAATGAGATTTTACGAAAAGAACAGCTAATAGATCGAAAAGGCTTTCCTGAAAGTTACGATATGGCAAGGTTGATTACTTTTTTAGGAGATGTGAAAAATGGGAAGGAACGAGTCGTTTCTCCGGTTTACTCACATCAAATTTACGATATTATAGAAGATGAATTTCATGTGTTGTACCAACCCGATATCCTAATAGTAGAGGGAATCAATATTCTTCAGTTGCCAACGAATGAGCAAATTTATATTAGTGATTTTTTTGATTTTTCCATCTATGTAGATGCTGAACCAGACCAAATTGAAAAATGGTATTTGGAACGCTTTGGTACATTGTTGGATACAGCCTTTATGGATCCAAGTAACTATTATTATCCCTATGCTCAAGGTGATCGAGCAGACGCATTTTTAATGGCGCGAGGTATTTGGAAAAAAGTTAACTTAAAAAACTTAACGGAGTTTATTATGCCAACCCGAAATCGGGCAGATCTAATTTTGCATAAAAGCGAAAATCATTTTATTGATCGCTTATTGCTTCGAAAGTATTAA
- the guaA gene encoding glutamine-hydrolyzing GMP synthase — protein sequence MALTTDLTEVEKIVVLDFGSQYNQLITRRIREFGVFSELISHKVTAEELSKMNAKGIIFSGGPMSVYDEGAYSVDPAIFKLGIPILGICYGMQLMTTALGGKVEVSSNREYGKADIKLTDTSAPLFGGLARTETVWMSHGDLVTQVPVGFEVAATSLHCPIASMVDSKRNFHAVQFHPEVRHTEQGNAMLKNFAFSVCGCEGTWSISNFIEIEIAKIRETVGTKNVLLALSGGVDSSVVGVLLQKAIGDQLTCIFVDHGLLRKNEGDQVMDSLEGKFGLNVIRVDAKKRFMDKLIGVSDPEQKRKIIGNEFIYVFDDEATKLKGIEFLAQGTLYTDVIESGTDTAQTIKSHHNVGGLPEDMQFKLIEPLNTLFKDEVRELGIELGMPESLVWRQPFPGPGLGIRVLGELTEEKIEIVRESDAILREEIALAGLDRDVWQYFTVLPGIRSVGVMGDGRTYDYTVGVRAVTSIDGMTSDFARLPWDVLQKISVRIVNEVANVNRIVYDITSKPPSTIEWE from the coding sequence GTGGCACTAACGACTGATTTAACAGAGGTTGAAAAGATTGTTGTACTGGATTTTGGGAGTCAATACAATCAATTAATAACACGACGCATTCGAGAATTTGGCGTGTTTTCTGAACTGATTTCTCATAAAGTAACAGCAGAAGAATTAAGCAAGATGAATGCCAAAGGAATTATTTTCTCAGGTGGACCAATGAGTGTGTACGATGAAGGGGCTTATTCTGTTGATCCTGCAATCTTTAAATTAGGTATTCCTATCTTAGGTATTTGTTATGGTATGCAATTGATGACAACGGCATTAGGTGGAAAAGTAGAAGTAAGCTCAAATCGCGAATATGGTAAAGCAGACATCAAACTAACAGATACCTCTGCACCTCTATTCGGTGGTTTAGCAAGAACAGAAACGGTCTGGATGAGTCACGGTGATTTAGTTACTCAAGTGCCTGTAGGCTTTGAAGTTGCTGCAACAAGTCTCCACTGTCCAATCGCATCAATGGTTGACTCGAAAAGAAATTTCCACGCAGTCCAATTTCATCCAGAAGTACGCCATACTGAACAAGGAAATGCGATGCTAAAGAACTTTGCTTTTTCTGTCTGTGGATGCGAAGGAACTTGGAGTATCAGCAACTTTATCGAAATTGAAATTGCAAAAATTCGTGAAACAGTTGGAACTAAAAATGTCTTGTTAGCTCTATCAGGCGGAGTAGACTCAAGCGTTGTTGGGGTCCTATTGCAAAAAGCTATTGGCGATCAATTAACCTGTATTTTTGTTGACCATGGCTTATTGCGTAAAAATGAAGGCGATCAAGTTATGGATAGCCTAGAAGGCAAATTCGGCTTAAATGTCATCAGAGTAGACGCTAAAAAACGCTTTATGGATAAATTAATAGGCGTGAGTGATCCTGAACAAAAGCGTAAAATTATTGGAAATGAATTTATTTATGTTTTTGATGACGAAGCTACAAAATTAAAAGGCATTGAATTCTTAGCACAAGGAACCCTTTATACAGATGTGATTGAAAGTGGAACAGATACCGCTCAAACGATTAAATCACACCATAATGTAGGTGGGCTTCCTGAAGACATGCAATTCAAATTAATTGAACCATTAAATACCTTATTCAAAGACGAAGTTCGTGAATTAGGAATTGAATTGGGTATGCCTGAGAGCTTAGTATGGCGTCAACCTTTCCCAGGTCCTGGCTTAGGAATACGTGTACTTGGCGAATTAACAGAAGAAAAAATAGAAATCGTTCGTGAAAGTGATGCTATTTTACGTGAAGAAATCGCCTTAGCTGGACTAGATCGAGACGTCTGGCAATACTTTACCGTCTTACCTGGTATCCGCAGTGTCGGTGTGATGGGTGATGGTCGTACGTATGATTACACTGTTGGTGTTCGTGCTGTTACTTCAATTGATGGGATGACAAGTGACTTTGCTCGTCTTCCATGGGATGTCTTGCAAAAAATATCCGTTCGTATCGTAAACGAAGTGGCGAACGTTAACCGTATCGTATATGATATAACGAGTAAACCACCATCAACTATCGAGTGGGAATAG